The following DNA comes from Methanobacterium alcaliphilum.
ACCTATATCTGTAATAGATGGTTTAGAAATGGGCTCGTTTAAGCACCCTAATTCTAGATTAATGAAAAAAATAGAAGATGTCACTGAAGATTTGAACAAAGAAGAGTTAGGTGCAATTGGTAGAGGTTACAGGATACGAGCTACATTGGGCTCAGATTTTAAATATTATTTGTTGGGTATGCGCCAAAAAACTGGGATTAATCCTAAAGAATTACAAAAAATGACATTAAATGATTGTCATAAAACAATTGGCCAAATTCCATTTGATTATCATGAAATTGCTATGGCTGGAAGAGAACTTATAGAATAAAACTGGAATAATTTCACCAAACTTCAGTAAACTTTTAATATATTTTTAAACTATTTTTTGTTTTAAATTTATTTTCGGATTTAATTAGGGATCTATAAATTATAGATCCCCCAATGCACCATAGAGTTAATTATGGAGGAACATGAATCTATGGTGTTTATGTAAGCATGTCTGGTTTTGCACAATCTACTATATCAATTTTACTTTATTTAATTTAAAGTAAAATGGAAAATTATTTATTATTCTAAATTAATTTTCATATAGGTGAAGGTGTAAAAGTTGCAAGAGGTGTAAAAAGTGGATGGTATAACTTTAACTGCTTGGATATTATTTATTGGCATGATTATTGGCCTTATATTGGGATTTTTAAAAATTTTTGAGAATTCAAAACCCAATGTGGAGTACTTAGTACTTGTTGCATTATTGGTAGCAGTTTGTGTTATGGGTATGCTACCAACAGCTGCTGTTCCAGGAGTCCAAGCCGCTTCATTTGTAATAATTATGGCTGGAATAATTTTCGGACGAGAAACCGGGTTTATTACAGGAGTTCTAACTGTTTTTGTCATGAGTTTGTTTTTAGGCTTTGGATTTTGGTCGGTCTTTCAAATGATAGGTTGGGGTCTAATGGGTTTCACGGCAGGACTTTTCAGTTCAAAACTTGAAAATGTATATTTAAGGGCCAGTTTTGGATTTATATGGGGCTTTGCATATGGGTGGATTACTGATATCTCCATGTTACCCTTCCTCAGCACAGTTAATTTAAATTCAATAATAGGCGTTTTTATTGCAAGCGCACCTTTTGATTTATTGCATGGAACCATCAATGCCATTTTATTAGTCTTACTGTATGGACTATTTAAAAAAATATTTTCCCGGGTTAAAAACAAATTTATCTTTTCTATGAACGTTGAAAAAAATATAACCGCGAATCATGGTGATAAACAGCTTTAATAAATCAAAGATATAAATCATTTTCTTCATTTTTATTTAAAAAACGGATTTTAAATAAATAAACAATAAAATTTTAGAAAATCGATTTGTTTGAAAAGATCCTGCGAATAAGGGATCTATTGTAAAATGAAATTATATGGCTGGTGACCCACAAAGTTTCTCGATGGTACAAATTTGGCTTCACATATCGAAGAGCTATTGACTGAGGTGTGTGCTGCTATAGTATGACCTGTTAAAACTGAAAATCGGCACTTATTTGGACGGCCATGAAGATATTAAAACAGGGAAAAAGTAAAAAATAATAATACGACACTAGAATTTTTATTTTTTAATTTTAAACGGAAAAATCCAGAAAAAACGTGATAGTAAAATTTTAAGAGAGATTAATGTTAATTTACTAATAAAAGTTTGGTTATTGTATATAAGTCTAATATGATAAATATAAATTGAATCAATTCTTTCAGAGTGTTTCTATGAATTTAAAATATGGAATATCCGATATGGGTGAAATAAATAATAATTTTGAACTTATTTTCCAAACAGGTTCGGGTGAGAAAGTTTACCGCAATAAAGATTCAATTATTGTTAAATTACCTCCAAATAGGAATGCTTTGACTACTTCCTGGATAAACGGAGGATATCATGAGAATTTAGAGGCCATATTTAACCATCAAATAAAAAGTAATGATTTAAATGCAGATGACCAAAAAAGACTTAATATTTCAGAATATTTGAAAAATACTGCAATAAAATTGGGGTTACACCCTGAAAAAACTTCCGGTTTGATTACTTCAGCAGATATGCAAAACGTAGCTATATTTTCTGAATATTTTGAAGATATTGAAGTTACAGCTATAATTACTGGAGGTATTGCAGTAAATGGGGGACGTGCAGGTGATCCTGCATCTTTCTATGAAAAAAAATCTAATTTTTTTGAATTAAAACCTGGAACTATAAATACTATCTTAATAATTAATGCTAATTTACATGAAAGCACCCTTTTAAGGGCTGTTATGACAGCAGTAGAAGCTAAAACTGTAGCACTTCAAGAGCTTATGGCTCCAAGTAAGTATTCAACGGGAATTGCAACTGGATCCGGGACAGATAAAATCTCCATAATTTCCAGTCTCGACTGTGAAAATGTTCTCACTATTGCAGGTAAACATTCTAAATTAGGCGAATTGATTGCCCGATGTGTTATTAAGGCAACTAAAGCAGCACTAGCAAAACAAACGAATTTAACTCCAGAATTCCAAAGGGACATGATGGTAAGATTAGAACGTTTCGCGGTTGATGAAGAAATGTATTGGCGAATTGCTAGTTCTATGGAAATGATTACTAAAGAAACATTTTTAGAAAACTTGCACACTTTTTCGAAAAACTCCTTAGTGGTGGCGACTCTCTCTTCTATTTTACATATTTTAGATGAGATAGAATGGAATTTAATTCCTGAAAAAATCGGTAAAAAAACAGCCATTTCGCTTATGAAAACACTTCCGCACAACTTAAAAATAGATACTTCGATTTTTGATGAAGACATTTTGAATGAAAATGATTCTATATTAAATAATTGGATTAAAATTAGTTCATGGTGCATAATACATGGTTAAACTATATTTATTCAAATTTTCCGCATTATTGATTTCAATTTAAATTGCATAAGGAAGTTTTATTCATGAGGTTAACTGTAATTCATCCAGCGGTTTACATTGTTTATTATTTGATTTTAATCATTTTTGCTTTCTTTTTCAATAGTCCTTACTATTTAATATCTTTCTTAATCTGTGTATCTTTCTTAATCGCACTACAAGGGATTAGTAATGATTTTAAGAATTTAATACGCTTTTTCATTCCTATGTCCATATTAATCATATTTTTAAATCCGCTTGTGTCTCATGTTGGGACAACAAAAATATATCTTATTGGAACTTACTTTATTACTTTTGAATCGTTAGTATATGGTATTTTAATGAGTTTATCTCTTTTAATAATTATATTATTATTTAGTTCGTACAACCGGGCAGTTTCTTATCAGGAAATGCTCTATATTTTTTCAAAAAAGTTTCCTAATGTTTCAATGATAGTTATAATGGCTTTGAGATTTATTCCAATGTTAAATCACCGTCTAAGTGATGTAAATAATGTTTTTCAGTTGAAACGGAGATATTCTAAAAACCAAAAAATGGAAGGCAAAGTTGAAAAAATAACCAATAAGACGAAAATGTTAGCTGTGGTGATAGCTTGGTCTTTAGAAGAATCTATGATTACTGCAAATTCCATGAAGGCTAGAGGCTATGGGACTGCACCTAGAACAAGTTATCTATCATTCAAATTCAAAAGAATAGATTACTGCTTTTTAAGTTTAATTTTTATTTTCACTTTAATTTGTGTATGGGGACTTGTACAGGGACAGGGTAGAATAGAGATTTATCCCCAATTAAGTTATTCATTCCACGATAATCCATTTAACATATATTATTTTTCTTTTTTAATTTTATTATCCCCTCTAATTTATTTAGAACTTAAGGAGAGATTAATATGGCAATAATTACTTTTAAAGATTTCAACTTCAAATTTGATAAAGAGGATAAAAATGTTCTTTCAGAGATTAATATGGAAATAAAACAAGGGGATTTTGTTTTATTATGTGGTCCGTCGGGCTCAGGTAAAACAACATTATTAAGTAGTATGAAAAAAGAAATTCGCCCTACAGGAGTATACAATGGAAAAATATGTTATAATGGGGTGGATATTGAAAAAATGGATGATAAACAGTCTGCTTGTGACATAGGGTTTTTATTCCAAAACCCCGAAGATCAATTAGTATCAGATAATGTTATCCAGGAACTATCTTTTTCTCTAGAAAATATTGGTTTAAACACGGTAGAAATAAGAAATAGGGTAGCCGAAATGGCAGCTTTTTTTGGTTTGGATAAATACTTGTATAAAAATACTAATGAATTGTCTGGAGGTCAAAAACAATTGGTAAATCTTTGTTCATTACTAGTTTTAAAGCCTAAATTACTACTTTTAGATGAACCTACTTCACAATTAGACCCCATAGCCGCTCATGATTTTTTATCAATCCTAAGAAGGCTGAATGAAGAATTTTCTATTACCATTATCATAACCGAACATAAAATAGACAACGTATTTCCAATGGTGGACAGGACAATTTTTTTAGAAGAAGGTTCTATAAAATATATGAACAACGCCAGACAAATAAGCTCAAAAGCATCAATTGATCCTATATTTGCTCATTATTTGCCTTCTGTTACAAAGATTCATTTTGCTTTAAAAAATAAATATCGCTTTTTAGATGAGGTTGAAATTCCCATAACCATACGTGAAGGACGTAAAGAGTTAATTTTTCTACAGAATAAATTAAAAGAATTTTCTAATGAATCATTAATGGATAAACATCAAATTGATCCATTAGTAAAAAAATTAGATGAATCTAATTCTTCAGAAATATTTGATACTTCTAGATTATTAAAGTGCGAAGATATTTGGTTTGGATATATTAAAGATAATCTGGTTTTAAAAGGGATTTCTTTTGAGATTAAACAAGGAGAATTTATAAGCATATTGGGGGGTAATGGAACTGGAAAAACAACATTACTTCGGATTTTATCTGGTCTGATAACTCCTAAAAAAGGCAAACTTAATTTTAAAAAAGATATGACTATTGCTTATGTAAACCAAAATCCTATGATTCATTTCTCTCAACAAACAGTGGATGAAGAACTATCACTAAACTCTTTAAATCTTCATCAGCCTACTGAATCTCCGAACCCCTCTTTTTTAAAAAAGTTCTTTGTTGATAAATTAAATAATGAAAAATTTTCCACAAGTAAGTCTTCTGATCTATTTATTTCTGAGAATGAAAGGAAAAGGCTAATTGATCTTTTTAATTTGTCCCGATTATTAAATAAGCATCCTTACGACTGCAGTGGTGGTGAAAAGCAAAAAATAGCTATTGTTAAATCTTTATTAATTAATCCAGATATTTTATTCTTAGATGAACCTACAAAGGGGTTGGATCCATTATCAAAACTAAATCTGGCAAATATTTTAAAAGAATTACAAAATACTGGTTTAACTATAGTCATGTCTACGCATGATATTGATTTCGCTGCGGAGTATTCTGAAAGGTGTATGATGCTTTTTGACGGAGCAATTCAGATTGATAATATTCCTAAGACATTATTTTCTAACAATAGTTTTTATACTACTTTTGTAAATAGGACGGTGAAAAATTATCTTCCTGAAGCTATTACTTTAAAAGATGTCAAAGATAGTTGGTTGGGTTGATATTTGATTATACTTTAAAAACCAATTTCAACTAAAAGTCCTAAGTGATCTTTTTCATAGGGTTCTAATTTGATTTTTTCCAGTATATTAAATCCATGGGTTTTTAATTTAGATTCTTCTTCTCTAAATATTTTTTGAGGTTTTTTAGTAACATCAATGCTTCTGGCCTTTATCATTAACATGCCTTGTCCTTTGTCTTTTAAAAAAAGCCGCATATTTTCCATGAAAAGTTCGCTCTGGCGGGGTTGTGCCACATCACAGTAAATAAAATCTACCTTCTCCACGAGATTTAAATATTTTTTAGGGCGTGTGGCGTCATCTAATAAAGGTATCATATTTTTTCTTTTCTCACAGACCCTTAGAAGCTCCCTCATCATTCTAGGGGAAAATTCTAAGCAATATATTAAACCATCAGGGACCATATCTGATAAATGGGAGGGTGTAGTTCCAGAAGAAGCACCTAAATATAATATTTTCGAGTCATTGGATAAATCTAAATTGGTTAGACCATTTAAAATAGCAGCACCTAATTTAGAACGGCGAGGATCCCAAACTCTGTATTCTTGCCCTTCGCATTCTAATAATTTTTCCCCATAAACTTTTTCGCCGAGAATTAGATTAGGAGTAACTAATGATTGATTCATGAAATAAGCATGGTTTATACCATCTATTTGTTCCATATTAACACCGCAATTTTATAAACTTATATTATTTTTTAAAATAATCTTTTAAATCAGATATTTCACAGTTTTTCTGCATTTTCTCTAAGGTTTCATGAATATCTGCTTGTGTTTTGTAAACTACTTTCTGGATATTTTTAGATTCACCGTGCATATTATTCATTAATTCCTGAGTTCTGTCATGCTGCAATTCAATAAGGTCTTTAAGTTTTAAAAAATTCATTTTTAATCTTTTTTCAACACTTAATGAGAACCATATTGCTGTAATGGCCAGTATAATGGAAACAATACTCGTAGTAATATAGATTATGGGAAAAATATCAGACATCTATTCACCTTCATCATAATATTTTCTACTTGTATCAATAATACTTTCCAGATAAAAAATCACTTCTTCTTTTTCTTTTTTTTCTTCTTCTTTTTTGAGTATTTTTTCAACTGTTTTGAACTGGTTTTAGTTACTTTTTTACTTTTAGAAGTTCTCTTGGGGAAAGGATTTTCTTTCTCAATAGTTTCTAAACGATCTAAAAAGCTTTCTTTTATAGAAGAGTCAAGTTCTCCAGAAAAAACGTCTTTTCTAACTGCAATAGATATTTTAGATGCTAAAGCACGGGCAATTTTTCCTCTAAGCCACCATTTAGCCCCTCGCACATCAGGGTGCTGGAAAATAAGTCCATGTTTAGGGGGTCTTTCGCCTGTCTTCAGGTGCCTAAATAATGCTTTTTCTGCACCTATTATTTGGATGGTGCTGGATGGAAAAAGAGCCAACTGCTTTAAACTACCAACGTGTGCTATCAGTTTAGCACCTAGGGATGCACCTGCCAGATCACGTAGATTAGGGGCAATTTTTTCCATCTTATTATCCACGTATTCTTCCATGGACTGGCGGGATTCTTGCAATGAATGTAGAGATTTTGCAAAATTTTGAATAATGATGAGGTCTTCTTCTTCTATTTCAGCACCCATACTGCTTTTAATATCTATATTAAAGCTACTTAAACCATTTTTAATCATATTGTCGCGGTTTCCATGTTGGGCAATTAAATTTATATATGCTGCATGGTTTTTAATGGTGTCAAGTTCTGGGAAATGAATTCCATACCACTCCATTATTCTTTCAGCCAGCTTTCCAAGAGATTCATCAATTTCATCAATCGCATTAATGGTCTGGATAAGAAGCTTGTCTTCAGCTTCAGATGATTCTTGAATGCGCTGTTTTGTTAGTTCAATGTATAATGTATGAATTCTTGATCTGAAAGATAATTCATCGGTTATGGACCCCACTTCAATTAAAATGGGGATCAAATTCGATCTTAAATATTCTCCTCCGGGATTAGGGCTTTCAAATTTAAATTTTTCACTGTTTTTAAGGTTTTTATAGTTAAAAATTCCTTTATTCGTTTCAATAATAATTGAATCGTATTTTTTAACTATTCTATTCAATAAAATTGATTCTTCATCCACTAATTTCCCTTCACGGATAGCTAAAAGCCGTGGAGATATCTTACTTGGTGGGAAAAGTTCATAATCCAAGAGAGTCAAATCTTCACTAAAGGCAAAAAAACCGACCACACAACTGCTAAGATAACACTTCATAAAAATTAATCTGTTGGACATGATTTAAATCATTTAAGTTTTTTTAAACTTTACAACCCCTAAATTGGAAATATTTACAAATAGTCTTGGTTAAAATAATAGTCTAAGTTTAAATACTGGAGATAATTAAAAAAATACGTTGGTGTTAATCAATTTATCACTGAATTATTATTTAAAGGTGGATTCAATGCTTGAAACTGAATTATGTGGAATAAAACTAAAAAATCCAACTATGCTTGCAGCCGGAATTATGGGCAGTACTGCTTCATCACTCAACTGGGTTTATAGGTGTGGTGCAGGGGCAGTAATAACTAAATCATTCTCAATTCAACCTAACTTTGGATATAAAAATCCCACCACAGTTGAAGTTTCAGGTGGAGTTATAAACGCTATTGGATTATCTAATCCCGGACTTGAAACATTTAAAAAAGAACTTCAAAGTATTGATAAAGGGATACCTAAATTGGCATCTATTTACGGTGCTTCTCCTGATGAATTCGCACATTTAGCCACTTCAATCGAAGATATGGTTGATATGATTGAGCTAAATGTGTCATGTCCTCATGCCATGGGTGGATGTGGGGCGGCAATAGGCCAGGATCCTGAATTAACGTATAAAGTTGTAAATGCCGTTAAAAAATCTGTTTCCGTACCGGTGGTTGCAAAATTAACGCCTAATGTTACAGATTTAACTGAAATTGCAGTTAATGCCCAAAAAGGAGGGGCGGATGCAATAACTTTAATTAACTCACTTGGCCCTGGATTAAAAATAGATATAAAAACGGCTAAACCCATTTTATCTAATGGATTTGGAGGGATGTCTGGTCCTGCAATAAAACCTGTTGCTCTTAGATGTGTTTTTGAAGTTTATGCTGCTGTTAATGTACCAATTATTGGGGTAGGGGGCATAAGCAATTACCAGGATGCAGTAGAATTTTTATATTCTGGAGCATCTGCTGTCCAGATTGGAACGGCTATCATGTATAATGGTCCTGAAATATTCGCTGAAATTTGTCAGGGTCTGGAAAAATTTATGATAGAGCATAAATTCCAGAATATAGATGAAATGGTGGGATTAGCTCATGTATGATTGGCTTAAATAAAAATAAAGATTAAAAATATATTAAATTAATTATATCATTTATTAATGGCGATAAAATGCATGCTCCAAATGTTTTAGAAATAAAAAAAATAATTGAAGAATCTGAAACAGTTAAAACATTAATATTTGACTGGAAAATGGATGGAACTGAAAATAATCCTCAACCCGGACAATTTATGATGGTGTGGAATTTTGAGGACGAAAAACCAATGTCTATATCATTAATTGACCCAATTGAAGAAAAAATTGGTATTTCAATAAAAAAGGTTGGTGATTTCACACAACAGATTCATGAACTGGAAGAAGGAGATCAGTTAGGTTTAAGGGGTCCATATGGTAGAGGATTTGAGATTAAAGGATCAAAAATACTAGCTATAGGTGGAGGAATTGGAATGGCACCTATTGCATCATTTGTAGACCATGCACAAAAGAGGGGTGTTCATGTAGATGTAATAAGTGCATCTATGACAAAAAACGAGCTTCTTTTTGTTGAAAGAATGAAAAAAACAGGTGCTCATGTTTTAACATGTACTGATGATGGAACTTGTGGATTTCAAGGATTTGCTACTGATCGAGTTGAAGGTTTACTTAAAGATAGCTCTTATGATATGGCAGTTACATGCGGCCCTGAGTTAATGATGAAAGGAATTTTTGATATGGTGGATACTCACCACATACCCACTCAATTTTCCATGGAGAGATATATGAAATGTGCCCTGGGACTGTGTGGTCAGTGCTGTGTGGATAATGAAGGCTGGAGAATATGTGTTGAAGGGCCGGTTTTCTGGAGTCATGAGCTCAAAATGATTAAAGAATTTGGAAAATATCATAGAGATGCTTCAGGTACTAGAAACTACTATTAATCAATAGAATGCCGAAAAAGATTTAAATTATAATATTTTGGATTATTATGATATACAAACTCAAAGGAACGGTCACTTCTGCCATTTTCGTGGTTTTAATTCTTTCAATTTTCTCTTTATTAGTTATATCTCCAGTTTTAGATATGATCCTGTTAGGCGCTATCTTTGCCTACGGAATAAGGCCCATATCCTCGAAACTTGAACCTTACTTCAGATATCAATCGCTCTCTATTATACTGGCCATGGTAATAGTTATACTTCCTTTAATAGCTTTAACTGCCTATACTGTAGGGACTATTGTAAATTCAGCCCCGTATATTGTGGGTGCTGCTAAAAATGTAGGTGCTAATAATTTCAATCAGACAATAAATCAAACTTCTCTTAGTCTACATCAACATCTTCCGGTCGCAGCCCATCCTTATATTAATTCATTTTTAAATAGTATGGGTTCTATTATCAACGGAATCTTGAATGGAATTGTAAATTATGCTGTTGACTTAATTAAATCACTGCCTACGTTGGCTCTCCAATTATTCATATTTTTCACAGCCACTTTTTATTTGGCCAAAGATGGGGATAAAATTACAGATTATGTTTCGTCAACCATACCTCATGACCGTAAGAGCTTTTTTTCCAGGATGTCTAAGGAAGTTGACCTGGTTTTAAAGAGCATATTTTACGGACATTTTTTAACTGCACTTATAATTGGTATTATGGCTGCGGTGGGATTCTATATTCTTGGTTATTCGTATGCTTTATTTTTAGGAATTTTAACCGGGTTTTTACAGTTAATACCTATAATTGGGCCTTGGCCAGTTTACACTGTCATGGCCATTTTTGATCTTGCATCTGGAAACATATTAAGGGGAATAATAGTTTTATTGTTCGGATTCTTCCTGAGTGGGAGTGATATATATATTAGACCAAAAATCTCAGGAAAATATGCAGATATTCATCCCATGATATTTCTTTTAGGATTTTTATGTGGGCCCCTGGTATTGGGGATAGTGGGATTTATTTTAGGACCTTTAATATTGGGGGTGACCTATGCTGCGCTCGTAGCATATAAAAAAAGCGATTTAAAAATCAAAAAATCCTAAAATTCAATATAAAAAAAGAAATTAAGTTGTCCTAACTTGAATTAGGAACAAACATATTTTGGACATACATAATTATGGAATTTATCAGATCCATAATCTGTTGTATAATACTTTGGCTGGATGGATTTGCACTGGTATTATTAATTTCAGTGATATTTACTTGAATAGTTTCATCAGAGGTTTTATTAGTTGAAGTTGATACTAAGGGAATACTTAATGAGTTGGAGTTAATTCCAAATGTTTTACCATTAGCATTTTGATAAGACACTGCAACCCCACCTATATAAAATGGGTTGGATACAGTGGCATCAGGTCCAAAATCCTCTTTAACTTCTCTGTCTGTTGGAATATAGGCTCGGTTAGTGAATGATTTACTTTGTCCGGCTTTTATAGTACCTAAAAACTTATAAAAGTTTTGATCTGCTACACTTACATTATATATGTCTGAATTACCATTATTATGAATGGTATAAGTAAGAGTTATGTTTTCACCTTTTTTAGCTGTAGCAGGGCCTTTTTGAATGGCGGTCACATCTTTAGCATAAGCCGCACTACAAGAAAGGATGAACATTGCTAGAATTAATAAAATTATTTTCTTTTTCATGCTATCCCTCATTTTAATTTCATTAAGTATAGACATTATTTTGAACTTAAAACTATAAGTTTTTTGCCAGAAGAATACTTTTAGTGATAATAGTATTAACTAATTTTTGAGTAATCTGAATTTTTGTCCTTAGTATTGGATAAATTTATCATAAAGGAAATTAGTGATTAACCAGCATTGCAAATATCTATTTTTTAGTAGTATGCTTGGAAAGATACTTAAAATAAAGTCCAAGTCCACCAAAACTCTGATTATATTTACATTACCTTTTCTGATCCAAAACGTTTTATTTTAAGTTTATTTCTTATTCAATGTTTCTGAACTTCTGGTAAACTATGTTATTCAGTAAATATTCGGGGAACTTGAATTTACAACATTAAAACTGTTTTTGATGGCTATAAAAGATTAATTTCTAATATTTTTTGATATAATATTTAATTATTCTCTTTTTCTAATTAATGGATTTAAATTTTTTTTATTTTTATAATTTTTACAATGGTTTTGGAATGAAGTTGGAGGAAAATCCCACAATAATGTGAGGAAAATTTGGAAAAATTACTTTTAAACGTTTAAACAAGATTTAAGTAGTCAATAAATTATTAAAAAACGGAAAAAATTGATTAAATTATAAATTAGATAAAAAAAAGAATAATTTGGATTTAAAATTCAAAGGATGAGTTTCAAGGTAAAGGTTTTAACACTAATAGTTTTTTTTGACTGTTTGGTGGAATGATAAGAGTAGGCATAATTCAGAAGACCTTAAACATACGGGAGACTTTGACTTGAATCTAAAGAACATGTATGGTTCTTAGATACCTGTGAAATTTGGAATATTCTTAATCTTTTAGATCTGGTTGGATATTTGATTACTAAAAGTGGGTTAAAATGAGTACAGAAATTTATTATTTTCCTGGAACTGCTAATTATTAGTATTAGCAAGAGATATTGTCGGAAAATAGATGGAGAACTGATTTTGATTCCATCTGTGAGGGATAACAATAAAATCAACAGGGAAGCTTAGTTGTGGGTATTTTCCTGATATGCTATGAAACCTATGACAGAGTACCTTGCATCGTCAGATTTATTAAACTGGAAAATATAG
Coding sequences within:
- a CDS encoding AI-2E family transporter: MIYKLKGTVTSAIFVVLILSIFSLLVISPVLDMILLGAIFAYGIRPISSKLEPYFRYQSLSIILAMVIVILPLIALTAYTVGTIVNSAPYIVGAAKNVGANNFNQTINQTSLSLHQHLPVAAHPYINSFLNSMGSIINGILNGIVNYAVDLIKSLPTLALQLFIFFTATFYLAKDGDKITDYVSSTIPHDRKSFFSRMSKEVDLVLKSIFYGHFLTALIIGIMAAVGFYILGYSYALFLGILTGFLQLIPIIGPWPVYTVMAIFDLASGNILRGIIVLLFGFFLSGSDIYIRPKISGKYADIHPMIFLLGFLCGPLVLGIVGFILGPLILGVTYAALVAYKKSDLKIKKS